In Candidatus Vicinibacter proximus, the genomic stretch GTTTTGATATTTTAGATCTTTCCTCAATCTTTTGTGATGTGAGGTTTTTCAATTCATTAACCCACCAGGAATCCTTCATTCTGAAATTCAAGAATCCTTTGATCAGATTAAAAGATTGAATCAAATCTTTTTCCATTAATCCGGTTCCAATAATTTGGCCTAGAGATTCCGGGTTTTTGCCTGTTTTTTTTGACCAATTGAATAACACAATAGTGTAATCTCCTTCAAACTCTTTTTTGCAAACAGTTATATTAAAATCCTTTGAACAAGTATCAAGACTGAATTCAGATTGAAAAAGACTTACTAATGCTTTATGTATATCATTTAAATAATTCATGTTTTGTAGTATAATATTAGATGAATTTAATCATCAAGTTTAAGCACATCAAGGAATGCTTTTTGAGGCACGTCTACTGAACCAATCTGGCGCATTTTTTTCTTTCCTTCCTTTTGTTTTTCTAATAATTTTCGCTTTCTCGAAATATCCCCACCGTAACATTTAGCAGTAACATCTTTTCTGAGTGCTGAAATTGTTTCTCTTGCTATTACTTTTCCTCCTATAGCAGCTTGGATTGCGATTACAAATTGGTGCTGGGGCAATATTTCTTTTAATTTCTTACACATCTTCCTCCCTACCGCATCCGCCTTAGATCTGTGCACAAGAGCTGTTAATGCGTCTACATTATCTCCATTCAATTTTATATCCAATTTAATAAGGTCTGATTTTCGATAATCCAAAGGGTGATAATCGAATGATGCATAACCTTTAGTGGAGGATTTAAGTCTATCATAAAAATCAAATACAATTTCGGCTAGCGGCATATCAAAAGTAAGCTCAACTCGTTCCGGTGTGAGATAGTGTTGCTTTACTAAAGTTCCTCTTTTCTCCATTCCAAGCTTGATAATGGTCCCAATATATTCTGGTTTGGTAATAATTTGGGCGCGTATATAAGGTTCTTCAACATATTCAAGATAATTTGGCTCCGGCAAATCATTGGGTGTGTTTATTTTTAGAATTTCTCCCTTGGTTGTTTCTGCGATATAGGAAACGTTTGGAACTGTGGTGATGACTTCCTGATTAAATTCCCTAGATAATCTTTCCTGAATTATTTCCAGATGCAACATCCCTAAAAAGCCACATCTGAAACCAAATCCAAGAGCTACTGAAGTTTCTGGTTCATAGACCAAAGAAGAATCGTTCAATTGAAGCTTTTCCAAACTGTCCCTTAGGTCTTCAAAATGCTCATTTTCAATCGGATAGATTCCCGCAAAAACCATTGGCTTTACTTCTTCAAATCCTTTAATAGCTTCTTGACATGGATTTGCAGTGGCAGTAAGAGTATCTCCAACTTTAATTTCCTTAGCATCTTTAATACCTGTAATCACATAACCTACATCACCACATTTCACTTCAGGCATTGGCATAAGAGTCATCTGCAGGTAACCTACCTCCTCAGCGTCGTACTCTTTACCAGTATTGAAAAATTTGATTTTTTCGCCTTTTCTAATGATCCCGTTGAGTACTCTGAAGTATACTATAATACCTCGAAAAGAGTTATAAACTGAATCAAATACCAATGCTTGCAATGGGGCTTTTGGATCGCCTTTTGGCGCAGGAATCCTCTCTACAATAGCCTTCATTAAATCAGGAACTCCGGCACCGGTCTTTCCACTGGCTAGAACAATGTCCTCTTTATCACATCCGATTAGATCAATAATCTGATCAGACACCTCGTCAATCATTGCATTATCCATATCTATTTTATTGAGAATCGGAATGATCTCGAGATTATGCTCAATGGCCAGATATAAATTAGAAATGGTTTGTGCCTGAATTCCTTGAGTAGCATCAATCAGCAACAAAGCGCCTTCACAGGCTGCTATTGATCGGCTCACTTCATATGAAAAATCTACGTGGCCGGGTGTATCTATCAGATTGAAAATATATTTCTGACCATCGGTATGCAGGTATTTTAATTGAATGGCATGCGCTTTAATAGTTATTCCACGCTCTCTTTCAAGATCCATATCGTCCAGAGCCTGATTTTGCATATCTCTTTCAGATATAGTTTTGGTATATTCCAACAAGCGGTCAGACAATGTACTCTTGCCATGGTCAATATGTGCTATTACACAAAAGTTTCTGATATGCTCCATTGTTATATTAAGTTTTCGCGCTGCAAAAGTACCTAAGTTACCAGCCTTTAGCCAATTTTGAACTAAAAATTATTAAAAACTACTGTGTATACCTACTTAAAATGCAAGATCTAAGATCAGATACCCTCCAGAGCTTGATTCCAGTCCAAAATCAGATCGTCTATTGTTTCCAAACCAACAGATAACCTAATTAAACCATCAGTTATGCCATTTTTTAACCTGATATCCTTTGGCACTTTTAGATGTGACATTGTAGCCGGGTGAAGTATCATTGTATCTGTTTCTCCCAAAGAAGGTGCAATGGCACATAGTTTAATCTTTTTCAAAACATTAGATACTTCTTCAATACCGCCTTTAATCTCAAAACTTAATATAGCCCCATAACAATGCATTTGTTTATTGGCTATAACATGATCAGGATGACTCATTAGACCTGGGTAATTGACCTTATTGACCTTAGGATGTTTTTGCAAAAATTCAGCTAATTTCTGAGCATTAGAGGATTGGGCTTGCATTCTAATTTCAAGGGTCTTAAGGCCAAGGTGCAATAAAAAGGCTTCGAAGGGACTTGCGACACTCCCAATCAACTTTAGAAAAACCCATAACCTATTATTTATCAGTTCCTTATCAAAGCTTACTATAGCGCCTCCAGTAGAGGCTCCATGCCCATGTAAAAACTTTGTAGTAGAGTGAATGACTACATCAGCACCAAGGGACAAAGGACGCATTCCATATGGCGTAGAAAAAGTATTATCTACAATTACTCTTACCCCATGAAGCTTGGCAATTGAGGAAACCATTTGAATATCTGTACTTTTTAGAACAGGATTAGTTGGTGATTCAAGATATACCAAAACCCTACCACTATGTTTTCGTATGGCAAAATCAACTTCTTCTGGAGTTTTGAATTCCAGAAATTCTATTCCTACCTGATTTTGGCCAAATACAGTTTTAAACAACTCAGTTGTCCCACCATAAAGGTCACTTTGTGTCAAAATAACATCTCCAGGTTTCAAAAGGGTCTGCAACACACAATGAATTGCCGCCATTCCTGAAGAGGTTAACAATCCATAACTTTGTTGATCTGATCCAAATCCCTCAAGGTCAGCAATCTTTTGGGCAACTGCCTCCACAGTTGGATTACCATATCTGCTGTAAACATGGGCACCAGGTTGATGTTGGAATATTTCAATCCC encodes the following:
- the lepA gene encoding elongation factor 4 translates to MEHIRNFCVIAHIDHGKSTLSDRLLEYTKTISERDMQNQALDDMDLERERGITIKAHAIQLKYLHTDGQKYIFNLIDTPGHVDFSYEVSRSIAACEGALLLIDATQGIQAQTISNLYLAIEHNLEIIPILNKIDMDNAMIDEVSDQIIDLIGCDKEDIVLASGKTGAGVPDLMKAIVERIPAPKGDPKAPLQALVFDSVYNSFRGIIVYFRVLNGIIRKGEKIKFFNTGKEYDAEEVGYLQMTLMPMPEVKCGDVGYVITGIKDAKEIKVGDTLTATANPCQEAIKGFEEVKPMVFAGIYPIENEHFEDLRDSLEKLQLNDSSLVYEPETSVALGFGFRCGFLGMLHLEIIQERLSREFNQEVITTVPNVSYIAETTKGEILKINTPNDLPEPNYLEYVEEPYIRAQIITKPEYIGTIIKLGMEKRGTLVKQHYLTPERVELTFDMPLAEIVFDFYDRLKSSTKGYASFDYHPLDYRKSDLIKLDIKLNGDNVDALTALVHRSKADAVGRKMCKKLKEILPQHQFVIAIQAAIGGKVIARETISALRKDVTAKCYGGDISRKRKLLEKQKEGKKKMRQIGSVDVPQKAFLDVLKLDD
- a CDS encoding aminotransferase class I/II-fold pyridoxal phosphate-dependent enzyme, with protein sequence MKSKAIKHFGTVLLKTVNDTRTTSPHQLPIYATAAFEFQNIEQGIEIFQHQPGAHVYSRYGNPTVEAVAQKIADLEGFGSDQQSYGLLTSSGMAAIHCVLQTLLKPGDVILTQSDLYGGTTELFKTVFGQNQVGIEFLEFKTPEEVDFAIRKHSGRVLVYLESPTNPVLKSTDIQMVSSIAKLHGVRVIVDNTFSTPYGMRPLSLGADVVIHSTTKFLHGHGASTGGAIVSFDKELINNRLWVFLKLIGSVASPFEAFLLHLGLKTLEIRMQAQSSNAQKLAEFLQKHPKVNKVNYPGLMSHPDHVIANKQMHCYGAILSFEIKGGIEEVSNVLKKIKLCAIAPSLGETDTMILHPATMSHLKVPKDIRLKNGITDGLIRLSVGLETIDDLILDWNQALEGI